A genomic window from Henningerozyma blattae CBS 6284 chromosome 3, complete genome includes:
- the LFT1 gene encoding Lft1p (similar to Saccharomyces cerevisiae YML037C; ancestral locus Anc_5.582), with the protein METGQTLGTINGLLDDIFGENCNLKEDGGKVNDNKIPDTCTKENVRDNEEYYLIELLNNGAHTRSIMNKLFYSYHKNDYNIVDPLPNNDDSGGSININKDTILTDRSSQIAKKWAIEEEFNTSNSDTILQMEMPLMFSWNSKAGGIGDTRKVSSPTSDIGSKSFNGSAPIQSTNQKLFEAATWGLHKINQERLRWKHDDKEDSKGLGESSKNVNSTTNPDVRSFYDKNSSFKVDPLQVFVPRELKKPKNLDSTKNDGKNKKSHKKKSIFWFVGGGSVRSKNKHNKKNKNDDDTTISDNVIGTSENNLEITADATNTENVLFNLASGDMSQEYLKETGIEVISDADILGPKQSHITESITAGNSEDSKVTLNSFQLTTNQEFEQNRTRSLSTTNNIPPPPPPPPPPPPPPPPLPPNIIADFEALTLSPHNENKYHHIED; encoded by the coding sequence ttaaAAGAGGATGGCGGTAAAGTCAACGATAATAAAATTCCAGATACATGTACCAAGGAGAATGTTCGAGATAATGAGGAGTATTATCTAATAGAGTTGCTAAATAATGGTGCTCATACACGTAGTATTATGAATAAACTATTCTATTCATATCataaaaatgattataatattgttgATCCTCTGCCAAATAATGACGATAGTGGTGGATctatcaatatcaataaagATACTATTCTTACTGATAGAAGCTCCCAAATAGCAAAAAAATGGgctattgaagaagaatttaatactAGTAATTCAGATACAATATTACAGATGGAAATGCCCTTAATGTTTTCATGGAATTCTAAAGCAGGAGGAATTGGTGATACACGAAAAGTTAGTAGTCCTACTTCTGATATAGGTTCTAAGTCATTTAATGGTAGTGCTCCAATACAATCtacaaatcaaaaattatttgaagcaGCTACTTGGGGCTTACATAAGATTAATCAAGAAAGATTGCGATGGAAACATGACGACAAAGAGGATAGCAAGGGGCTCGGAGAATCCTCCAAAAATGTTAATTCTACTACTAATCCTGATGTACGTTCATTTTATGATAAGaattcatcttttaaaGTAGATCCCTTACAAGTGTTTGTTCCAAGAGAATTAAAGAAACCAAAGAATTTAGATTCCACCAAGAATGatggtaaaaataaaaaatcacataaaaagaaaagtatATTCTGGTTTGTTGGAGGCGGAAGTGTTagaagtaaaaataaacataataaaaagaataagaatgatgatgatactACTATATCTGATAATGTAATTGGGACCTCTGAAAACAATTTAGAAATTACTGCAGACGCTACTAATACAGAAAACGTATTATTTAATCTTGCTAGTGGTGATATGTCacaagaatatttaaaagaaactGGTATCGAAGTTATTTCGGATGCAGATATACTTGGCCCCAAACAGTCGCATATCACGGAAAGTATCACTGCTGGTAATTCTGAAGATTCCAAAGTTACCCTCAATTCCTTCCAGTTAACAACTAATCAAGAATTTGAACAAAATAGGACTAGATCCTTATCCACTACTAATAACattcctcctcctcctcctcctcctcctcctcctcctcctcctcctcctcctctACCACCAAATATCATAGCCGATTTCGAGGCGTTAACATTATCACCTCacaatgaaaataaataccaCCATATTGAAGACTAA